From Ndongobacter massiliensis:
GAATTTCGCGGTATTGCGCTTATGACCGGGCATGTGCATGTAGGTCAGCCCCGAGGTGGAAAGGGAGCGCAACGCATCCAATTCCAATTCAAACTGCAGATCGTCGTGCCACGGCTCGACCGGGCGATGCTCCGGCAGCACGTAGGCTTGTTTTTTTTCTTCCATCACAAACCTCCAACTTATTATGCGGCTGGTTGCATTGCTTGCACCTGCTTAAGCCGCTTTCAGTCTACCACGTCCCCCCTGAAAAACAAGAGCGTAAACAATTGCTTTTCTTAGGCATGCTCTTGTTTCGACGAGATATTGAGGAGAAGGAAAGGGGTATAAAAAGAATAATTCTTAAAAGCTCTCAAGGAGGTGCCATGAAACTTGCATTTTACGGAGCGGCACAGATGGTGACCGGCTCCAACTACTATGTGGAAACCGAAGGCGGTACGCGCTTTATTGTCGATTGTGGGATGTTTCAGGGCCTCACCGGCGGCGCGGAAGATGCACTCAACGCACAGGACTTTCCTTTTGCGCCGCAGACGCTGGATTTTGCTCTTTTGACCCATGCGCACATCGACCATTCCGGAAGACTGCCTAAGTTGGTAGCGGACGGATTTCAGGGACCCATACACGCCACAAAGGCGAGCTGCGATCTATGTGAGGTGATGCTCTACGATTCCGCGAAAATTCAACGGCAAGATGCGGAAAACGAAAATCGCAAGCGCACGCGGCAGGGCAAGCCTCTGATGGAGCCTTTATATACGGAAGTCGATGTGGAAAAGACCCTCTCCTATTTTTCCGCGCATCGTTACGGAGAAGTGATTCCTGTGGCGGAAGATGTAAAAATTCGGTTTCGCGATGCCGGACACATTCTCGGGTCGTCCATTATCGAAGTGTGGATTACGGAAAAAGGGCGCACGAATCGCTTGTGTTTCTCCGGCGACCTCGGTATGCGGGGGCATCTGCTTATGTGCGCGCCGGAGACGCCGGATGCTTGCGACACGCTTCTTTTGGAATCCACTTATGGCGACAGCGCGCATGGCAGTTATGAGGATTCGCTCGGACAGTTGACGGAAATTATCGGGAAGGTCGCTGCGCGCGGCGGTACCGTGGTCATCCCAAGTTTTGCCATCGGGCGCACGCAGGAACTGGTTTATGAACTGAATAACTATTACGAATATCACGATGTGCCCAAGGAGGCGCGCGTGCCGATTTACGTCGACAGTCCGCTTGCCAGTCGTGCCACGGCGGCATTTATGCGCAATACCGATGCGATGAATAAAGAGGCGCAGGAGAAAATTGCCCGGGGTGATAATATTTTTGCCTTTGACAATCTGCATTATGTGACTAGCGTTGAAGAATCCCGGGCATTGAATGCGGACCGGAACCCCAAAGTCATCATTTCGGCGAGCGGTATGGCAACGGCGGGGCGGGTGCGCCATCATCTGAAACACAATCTCTGGAATCGTCGCAATGCCGTCGTTTTTGTGGGATATCAAGCGGCAGGCACTTTGGGGCGCTTGCTGAAAGACGGAGCGGACAAGGTCAAGTTGTTCGGCGAATGGATCGATGTGAAGGCAAAAATTTACGATTTACCGGGCTTTTCCGCGCATGCAGATCGACCGGCATTGTTGGCGTGGTTGGACGCTCTTCCGGCGAAGCCGAAAAAGGTCTTCTTAGTGCACGGGGAGCCGGAGCCGATGCAGGCGCTCGCCGAGGCGGTCGCAGAACGCGGCATTGAGGTATTTCAGCCACATCTGGGGGATGTCGTCGTATTGGATTCGGACCGGGAAACGCGGACGTTGGATGCCGGAGCGCCACTGCCGGATCTCAAGGACATTGCCGCAACCTATGGCGAAGTGCAGGCTTTGTTAGATGCCATGGAAGATCGTCCCATTGCGTTGGAACGTCTGCCGGAAGAACGGCTGCACGCGCTGCATCGCAATCTGAATGAACTGAAGGCCAATTTATTGGAATTTAATATGGTAACGGGGCACTGAACTCGTCCTATGGTATAATTTATGCAGATGGGAGGCGGATATGAGCGATCTAGAATTAAAAGAAAAAATGCGCGTTATAGAAGATTTTCCGGTTCCGGGCATTAGCTACAAAGACATTACGACGATATTGCAGGATCCGGAAGCTTTTCGGAAGATGGTGGATGTCCTCTGCGAAGCGTTGGCGGACGTTTCCTTTGATTACCTTTTAGGTGTGGAAGCGCGCGGTTTTGTCTGCGGTGCGCCGGTTGCGTATGCGATGCACAAGGGCTTTATTATGGTCCGCAAACCGGGAAAACTGCCCGGTCGGCTCGTGCGCCGGGAATACGATTTGGAATACGGGAAAGCGGCGGTGGAAATGGATGTGGATTCCCTGCCGGAGGGGGCCCGCGTCGTGGTCATGGATGATATTTTGGCAACCGGGGGTACGGCGGCTGCTGCCTGCGCATTGGCCGAGGCGGCCGGCGGGAAAGTGGTGCGTGTCCAGTTTCTGACAGAATTGACGTCCGTGGGTGGAAGACGCGCATTGGAAACACATGGCTACGAAGTCAATGCGCTTCTTCAATGGGATCATTGAGGACGCGTCGTTTTTCGCCTATATTTTCCACAAACCGTTCTTGACGTGAATATCCTCGTGTGATATTGTTAAACGCGTGTCGGCGGAACGATCTTTTTTTCGTGCGCAAATTCCGCCGATAACTTTTGGGAGTAGGAGGAAACTATGGCAGACAAGGTAAAACTGGCTTGCACGGAGTGCAAAAACCGCAACTACGATACCACCAAAAACAAAAAGCATCATACAACGCGCCTTGAGGTGAAGAAATATTGCAAATTTTGCAAGAAGCACACGCTGCATCGAGAGACGAAGTAAGGAGTTCTTATGACGGAAAAGAAAAAGGGCGGTTTTTGGAAAGGCGTTCGCACCGAATTTAAAAAAGTGATATGGCCCTCAAAAAAGGACACCTTGCACTAC
This genomic window contains:
- a CDS encoding MBL fold metallo-hydrolase RNA specificity domain-containing protein: MKLAFYGAAQMVTGSNYYVETEGGTRFIVDCGMFQGLTGGAEDALNAQDFPFAPQTLDFALLTHAHIDHSGRLPKLVADGFQGPIHATKASCDLCEVMLYDSAKIQRQDAENENRKRTRQGKPLMEPLYTEVDVEKTLSYFSAHRYGEVIPVAEDVKIRFRDAGHILGSSIIEVWITEKGRTNRLCFSGDLGMRGHLLMCAPETPDACDTLLLESTYGDSAHGSYEDSLGQLTEIIGKVAARGGTVVIPSFAIGRTQELVYELNNYYEYHDVPKEARVPIYVDSPLASRATAAFMRNTDAMNKEAQEKIARGDNIFAFDNLHYVTSVEESRALNADRNPKVIISASGMATAGRVRHHLKHNLWNRRNAVVFVGYQAAGTLGRLLKDGADKVKLFGEWIDVKAKIYDLPGFSAHADRPALLAWLDALPAKPKKVFLVHGEPEPMQALAEAVAERGIEVFQPHLGDVVVLDSDRETRTLDAGAPLPDLKDIAATYGEVQALLDAMEDRPIALERLPEERLHALHRNLNELKANLLEFNMVTGH
- a CDS encoding adenine phosphoribosyltransferase, which produces MSDLELKEKMRVIEDFPVPGISYKDITTILQDPEAFRKMVDVLCEALADVSFDYLLGVEARGFVCGAPVAYAMHKGFIMVRKPGKLPGRLVRREYDLEYGKAAVEMDVDSLPEGARVVVMDDILATGGTAAAACALAEAAGGKVVRVQFLTELTSVGGRRALETHGYEVNALLQWDH
- the rpmG gene encoding 50S ribosomal protein L33, giving the protein MADKVKLACTECKNRNYDTTKNKKHHTTRLEVKKYCKFCKKHTLHRETK
- the secE gene encoding preprotein translocase subunit SecE, with product MTEKKKGGFWKGVRTEFKKVIWPSKKDTLHYTLTVILIALGIAFFCWVLDFVFGALRGLII